The following are from one region of the Silene latifolia isolate original U9 population chromosome 9, ASM4854445v1, whole genome shotgun sequence genome:
- the LOC141599333 gene encoding small ribosomal subunit protein eS25 produces MAPKKEKAPPPSSKPAKSGGGKQKKKKWSKGKQKEKVNNLVLFDNATFDKLLSEAGKQKVITAATLSERFRINGSLARRAISELLTRGIIKMVAHHSSLQIYTRATNDKIATAAA; encoded by the exons ATG GCGCCGAAGAAGGAGAAGGCCCCACCTCCGTCATCAAAGCCCGCGAAATCTGGTGGCGGAAAGCAAAAGAAGAAG AAGTGGAGCAAGGGAAAGCAAAAGGAGAAGGTGAACAACTTGGTTTTGTTCGATAACGCTACGTTCGATAAGCTTCTGTCTGAAGCTGGTAAGCAGAAGGTTATTACTGCTGCCACTCTTTCGGAGCGATTTCGt ATTAATGGATCACTTGCGAGGAGGGCAATCAGTGAACTCTTAACAAGAGGAATCATCAAGATGGTGGCACATCATTCCAGCTTGCAGATATACACTAGAGCTACCAATGACAAAATTGCTACGGCAGCTGCTTAG
- the LOC141599332 gene encoding uncharacterized protein LOC141599332, whose translation MSYNASKPYLDEEATSKKSSQACQPSWMAHWTRKNSEVAPRVNEPSSLFKNKGKVVDLDGTSDFSLTTLNMANGFSKYGKGVMGDSKKLGHFKCEISEINQEVGDKNLSLALALGRGETSNETQFVSNKGLFLSKPSKNHENLALFPPPPRRSENEDTKRPLVVFERHFSNDNFTCLTKESCKYQKYSSFLVHETGMKNDGISNELKHTEGLDPQQSRFGKKNFTALFGEKHSNGIPNYTGLSDIDTARNVETMRICTVVDSIENSPSGNHKIRQRAHHVLVTKETCANFPSHCEEKTFGPFNASHRVHNSRPSGVKIQPLWTSTDSEDQENTGNSSVFKAGSKNDVSVEANSMPEHTCRNEVSMEANSMKEIEAQSRDNVSGRTSSLLHKDNTMDENNSPEKSSSKRLLLEIPDINEDIRGIQPAVSSTDEDEPSTSRVHSLNAKHLFSNKKRGLNQTRSETEDPSVSMDPSNRWIKRLKLSSADTTGVATKSSNGESSSPQKFNMFFNRIMKCNNESSDLNLNKNHGKDHKESTVSGCSWIKRWCQNSSSAPGPQPRPRTGSEPVVICEPHSLTFGQDEAAKKQFPSIGALALMGKAMNGYQTCEFSKKGSVVVWNTREF comes from the exons ATGTCCTACAATGCTTCAAAACCTTATCTAGATGAGGAAGCCACATCAAAGAAATCCTCACAAGCTTGTCAACCTAGCTGGATGGCTCATTGGACTCGAAAAAATTCCGAGGTAGCGCCGAGAGTTAATGAACCCTCTTCTTTGTTTAAAAacaaaggtaaagttgttgatcTTGATGGTACAAGTGATTTTTCACTAACCACACTTAATATGGCAAATGGGTTTTCAAAGTATGGCAAAGGAGTGATGGGTGATTCCAAGAAATTAGGGCACTTCAAATGTGAAATTAGTGAGATTAATCAAGAAGTTGGGGATAAAAATTTGTCTTTAGCATTAGCATTAGGTAGAGGTGAAACTTCAAATGAGACACAATTTGTGTCAAATAAAGGCTTGTTTTTGTCCAAACCCTCTAAAAACCATGAGAATTTGGCATTGTTTCCTCCACCACCTCGTCGATCCGAAAATGAAGATACTAAAAGGCCTTTAGTTGtttttgagagacatttttctAATGATAATTTCACTTGTCTTACTAAAGAGAGTTGTAAGTATCAAAAGTACTCTTCTTTCTTGGTTCATGAGACGGGTATGAAAAACGACGGTATTAGCAATGAGTTGAAACATACCGAAGGACTTGATCCACAGCAGAGTCGGTTTGGGAAGAAGAATTTCACGGCGCTATTTGGTGAAAAACATTCAAATGGTATTCCCAACTATACTGGTTTGTCCGACATTGATACTGCTCGCAATGTCGAGACTATGAGGATTTGTACTGTAGTTGACTCTATCGAGAATTCACCGAGTGGTAACCATAAGATTCGTCAGAGAGCCCATCATGTTTTAGTCACCAAAGAGACTTGTGCTAATTTCCCTTCTCACTGTGAAGAGAAAACATTTGGACCTTTTAATGCTTCTCATCGAGTTCATAACTCTCGTCCTAGCGGAGTCAAGATTCAACCTCTGTGGACCTCTACTGATAGTGAAGATCAGGAAAATACCGGAAATTCTTCAGTTTTCAAAGCCGGCTCTAAAAATGACGTTTCTGTGGAAGCGAATTCAATGCCAGAACATACATGCCGAAATGAAGTTTCTATGGAAGCGAATTCAATGAAAGAAATTGAAGCTCAAAGTCGAGATAATGTATCAG GTAGGACATCTTCCCTGTTACACAAG GATAACACGATGGATGAAAATAACTCACCAGAAAAAAGTAGCAGCAAAAGGTTACTTCTGGAAATTCCAGACATAAATGAAGATATCCGAGGAATTCAACCTGCAGTAAGCTCAACTGATGAAGATGAACCCAGTACTTCTAGAGTTCATAGTCTAAATGCCAAACATCTCTTCTCGAACAAAAAACGAGGCTTAAACCAAACCCGTAGTGAAACCGAAGATCCTTCTGTAAGCATGGATCCAAGTAACAGATGGATTAAACGTCTGAAGTTAAGTTCAGCTGATACTACCGGTGTTGCTACCAAAAGTTCAAATGGGGAGAGTTCATCCCCTCAAAAATTCAACATGTTTTTCAATAGAATTATGAAATGCAACAACGAAAGCTCGGATCTGAATTTAAACAAGAATCACGGGAAGGATCACAAGGAATCTACAGTGAGTGGTTGCTCTTGGATTAAGAGATGGTGTCAAAATAGCAGTAGTGCTCCGGGGCCTCAGCCTCGGCCTAGGACTGGGTCTGAGCCTGTAGTGATTTGTGAGCCTCATAGCTTGACTTTCGGGCAAGATGAGGCTGCAAAGAAGCAGTTTCCGAGTATTGGTGCCTTAGCATTAATGGGGAAGGCCATGAACGGGTATCAAACGTGCGAGTTCAGCAAAAAAGGGTCAGTTGTGGTTTGGAATACCAGGGAGTTCTga